One part of the Geoanaerobacter pelophilus genome encodes these proteins:
- the tatC gene encoding twin-arginine translocase subunit TatC: MENEKGNDKVLSLIEHLVELRRRLIVIVFAVVIGMGVAWNFSGPVLTFIEKPLTGKTYLTEVKKSAYLKVKEHFPSLYTRYQLDKEFTVAPKDRRLNYSAPLEPFFVQCKISAIAGLILVLPVVFFQIWLFVAPGLTIKEKRMVLPFISVSTLSFCVGALFFLLIIWPVIINFSLSYEAEGLQSWFNLSSYVNFCLRLILMFGLIFELPILMLLLGRFGIVTYPFLARNRKYALLASSIIAAFHADLITMFVIMVPLYLMYEISIWVVWLFGKKRPVPETSELAPID, from the coding sequence ATGGAGAACGAAAAGGGGAACGACAAGGTTCTTTCGCTGATAGAGCATCTGGTGGAGCTGCGTCGCAGGTTGATCGTAATTGTGTTTGCCGTTGTTATTGGCATGGGGGTGGCCTGGAACTTTTCCGGTCCGGTTCTTACTTTTATCGAGAAGCCTTTGACCGGCAAGACTTATCTGACTGAAGTCAAGAAATCGGCCTATCTCAAGGTAAAAGAACATTTTCCGTCACTATATACTCGATATCAGCTCGACAAAGAATTCACGGTAGCTCCCAAGGACAGGCGCCTCAACTACAGTGCTCCTCTGGAGCCGTTTTTCGTGCAGTGCAAAATTTCGGCAATTGCCGGCCTGATACTGGTTCTGCCGGTGGTGTTTTTCCAGATATGGCTTTTTGTCGCGCCGGGGCTGACGATAAAGGAAAAACGGATGGTCTTGCCATTCATCAGCGTCAGTACCCTCAGCTTTTGTGTCGGTGCGCTTTTTTTTCTGCTGATCATCTGGCCGGTTATTATCAACTTTTCGCTCTCCTATGAGGCCGAGGGGCTGCAGAGCTGGTTCAATCTCAGTTCCTATGTCAACTTCTGCCTGCGGTTGATCCTGATGTTCGGTCTTATTTTCGAACTCCCGATCCTGATGCTGCTCCTAGGACGTTTTGGTATCGTCACCTATCCGTTCCTGGCCCGCAACCGCAAGTATGCATTGCTGGCCAGTTCCATCATTGCCGCCTTCCACGCCGACCTGATCACCATGTTTGTCATCATGGTGCCACTTTATTTGATGTATGAGATCAGCATCTGGGTTGTCTGGCTTTTCGGTAAGAAACGACCGGTTCCGGAGACCTCGGAACTGGCTCCAATAGATTGA
- a CDS encoding lysylphosphatidylglycerol synthase transmembrane domain-containing protein: MGKQGVDYKFWVGIGISALCMGLLFTKIDPHKVAAAFREMDWRYLVPAVIATFISFFGRAVRWHFLVLPLKKVPLGSLYPATIIGYMANNLLPARLGEFVRAYVLARKEGIDTSAVFATLVVDRLCDGFTVLLMLLFTFFTLHLPPGMETVQQRMVAGGYITLTLYCGVIAFLVLLKRRTSWTLSLVGKLLRPFPAVFSEKLIPLLGSFIGGIRLSTAPRELAAVIASSLFIWAFAAWPVDLLLRSFGIVLPFTGSLFILIFLVFGVMVPASPGYVGTYHIACVTALAAFNIPSEKALSVALVIHGVSFFPVIIAGAYHMWREKISFSSIRTTSPEKELQS, from the coding sequence TTGGGAAAACAGGGTGTAGATTATAAATTCTGGGTCGGTATCGGCATCAGTGCCCTCTGCATGGGGTTGCTGTTCACCAAGATTGACCCTCATAAGGTTGCTGCGGCGTTCCGCGAGATGGATTGGCGCTATCTGGTGCCCGCGGTTATTGCCACCTTCATCAGTTTCTTCGGCAGGGCGGTACGCTGGCACTTCCTGGTGCTCCCCCTTAAAAAAGTGCCGCTCGGCTCGCTGTATCCGGCGACCATCATCGGCTATATGGCCAATAACCTTCTTCCCGCAAGGCTGGGGGAGTTTGTTAGGGCATACGTTCTTGCCCGCAAGGAGGGGATTGATACCAGCGCGGTCTTTGCGACCCTGGTTGTCGACCGGCTCTGCGACGGGTTCACCGTGCTGTTGATGCTCCTTTTTACCTTCTTCACCCTGCACCTTCCTCCAGGAATGGAGACGGTCCAGCAGCGGATGGTTGCCGGAGGGTATATTACCCTGACCCTTTACTGCGGGGTGATTGCGTTTCTGGTGCTGCTGAAACGACGGACCTCCTGGACCCTAAGTCTCGTGGGGAAACTGCTGCGCCCTTTTCCGGCGGTCTTCTCAGAAAAGCTGATACCGCTCCTCGGATCGTTCATAGGGGGGATCCGCCTGTCAACGGCGCCACGGGAGCTTGCTGCGGTTATCGCCAGCTCTCTCTTCATCTGGGCGTTCGCCGCCTGGCCGGTTGACCTACTGCTCCGCTCATTTGGCATCGTGCTGCCGTTCACCGGCTCGCTCTTTATTCTTATCTTCCTGGTGTTCGGGGTCATGGTCCCCGCCTCTCCAGGTTATGTCGGCACCTATCACATCGCTTGCGTTACGGCCCTGGCGGCTTTCAACATCCCTTCCGAAAAAGCGCTGTCCGTAGCACTGGTAATCCATGGGGTAAGCTTTTTCCCGGTTATTATCGCCGGCGCCTATCATATGTGGCGTGAAAAGATCTCGTTTTCATCAATCAGGACGACCTCGCCTGAAAAGGAGCTACAATCTTGA
- a CDS encoding bifunctional riboflavin kinase/FAD synthetase codes for MEIYRSLEEIPASLGTSVVTIGNFDGVHLGHREIFRTVRTAAEREGAVSVVVTFVPHPLKVIPNPKKHLKLINTYAEKENLIAASGIDCLLTIPFEDSFAALTARQFVEDVLVKRLKVTLLVIGYDYSFGRNRQGNVSTLVEMGKEFGFKVQVLEPIGHEGMIYSSSQVRRLIQDGDVVGVVPLLGRQFSLGGVVVAGHRRGAGLGFPTANIRTEKELIPASGVYAVKVKIDEALYDGACNIGNNPTFGNDETSIEVFLFDFAGDLYDRELRIYFIAKIRDERKFAGVDELKHAITADVAQCRKILGATSVIEYREYLERV; via the coding sequence ATGGAGATTTATCGCTCCCTTGAAGAGATCCCCGCGTCACTGGGTACGAGCGTTGTAACCATTGGCAATTTTGATGGCGTGCATCTCGGCCACCGGGAAATATTTCGCACGGTCCGTACTGCGGCGGAACGAGAGGGGGCGGTTTCGGTTGTCGTCACCTTTGTGCCGCATCCGCTAAAGGTTATTCCCAACCCGAAGAAGCATCTCAAGCTGATCAATACCTATGCGGAAAAGGAAAACCTGATAGCAGCGTCCGGCATTGACTGCCTGCTGACCATTCCCTTTGAGGACTCATTCGCTGCGTTGACGGCGCGGCAGTTTGTCGAGGATGTTCTCGTCAAGCGACTTAAAGTAACGCTTCTTGTGATCGGTTATGATTATTCGTTTGGCCGCAACCGGCAGGGAAATGTCTCTACTTTGGTGGAGATGGGGAAAGAGTTCGGTTTTAAGGTCCAGGTGCTTGAGCCGATAGGGCATGAAGGAATGATCTACAGCAGCAGCCAGGTGAGACGGCTTATTCAGGATGGAGACGTTGTTGGTGTGGTGCCGTTGCTTGGGCGTCAGTTCTCTCTTGGCGGGGTTGTGGTGGCCGGACATCGCCGGGGAGCAGGTCTTGGTTTTCCCACAGCCAACATCAGAACTGAGAAGGAACTCATCCCTGCGAGCGGCGTCTATGCCGTCAAGGTTAAGATAGATGAAGCGTTGTATGATGGCGCCTGCAACATCGGCAACAACCCGACCTTCGGCAACGACGAGACATCCATCGAGGTGTTTCTCTTTGATTTTGCCGGTGATCTCTACGACAGGGAGCTGCGTATTTATTTCATTGCAAAGATCCGTGACGAACGTAAATTCGCAGGGGTAGACGAGCTCAAGCACGCGATTACTGCTGATGTTGCCCAGTGCCGGAAGATTCTGGGCGCAACGTCGGTGATCGAATACCGGGAGTACTTGGAGAGGGTCTGA